The Rhodopseudomonas palustris genome window below encodes:
- a CDS encoding HlyD family type I secretion periplasmic adaptor subunit: MTTPAPPEAGRSDPFRDIRRAAGFGVAALVIVASTAGVWAMTAPLASAVIAPAQVVVDSNVRRVQHPSGGVVAEIYVNDGDVVHAGDMLVRLDETMSRANLALIENQLNQLRVRRARLQAEQGGKDDLLIPADIAARHGVAVIDEMIEGETTLFARRREAINGQQSQLRERKAQIADEIRGLEAQIASKREQTRWIQTELEGVRQLFEKNLVPYARLTTLEREASRLSGEDGQLIAEIARARGRITETELQIIQLVQDQRREVATELRDVETKLADLGERRIAALDQLDRVVLRAPQDGLVHQKSVHTVGGVITAGEQLMLIVPKDALVVEARVDPQMIDRLRLGQTAKLRFSAFDAAITPELDGTLTRIAADLTKDPQSGAAYYVARISLAASELAKLEGKALVPGMPVEAFIQNGVRTAFAYLRKPLEDQLARAFRQK; the protein is encoded by the coding sequence ATGACCACACCTGCTCCACCCGAGGCCGGCCGCAGCGATCCGTTCCGCGATATTCGGCGCGCCGCCGGATTCGGCGTCGCCGCGCTGGTGATCGTGGCCTCCACCGCCGGCGTCTGGGCGATGACGGCGCCGCTCGCCAGCGCCGTGATCGCGCCGGCGCAAGTGGTGGTCGACAGCAATGTGCGCCGGGTGCAGCACCCGAGCGGCGGCGTGGTCGCCGAAATCTACGTCAACGACGGCGACGTGGTGCATGCCGGCGACATGCTGGTCCGGCTCGACGAGACGATGTCGCGCGCCAACCTCGCGCTGATCGAGAACCAGCTCAATCAACTCCGGGTGCGGCGCGCCCGCCTGCAGGCCGAACAGGGCGGCAAGGACGACTTGCTGATTCCGGCCGACATCGCCGCACGCCACGGCGTCGCCGTGATCGACGAAATGATCGAGGGCGAGACGACGCTGTTCGCCCGCCGGCGCGAGGCGATCAACGGCCAGCAGTCGCAATTGCGCGAACGCAAGGCGCAGATCGCCGACGAAATTCGCGGCCTCGAAGCGCAGATTGCGTCGAAACGCGAGCAGACTCGCTGGATCCAGACCGAGCTCGAGGGGGTGCGGCAGCTCTTCGAGAAGAATCTGGTGCCCTATGCACGCCTCACCACCCTGGAGCGCGAGGCCTCCCGCCTGAGCGGCGAGGACGGCCAGCTGATCGCCGAGATCGCCCGCGCCAGGGGCCGGATCACCGAGACCGAACTGCAGATCATCCAGTTGGTCCAGGACCAGCGCCGCGAAGTCGCGACCGAACTTCGCGACGTCGAAACCAAGCTCGCCGATCTCGGCGAGCGCCGGATCGCAGCGCTCGATCAGCTCGACCGGGTGGTGCTGCGCGCCCCGCAGGACGGGCTGGTCCACCAGAAGTCGGTCCACACCGTCGGCGGCGTGATCACCGCGGGCGAGCAGTTGATGCTGATCGTGCCGAAGGACGCGCTGGTCGTCGAGGCCAGGGTCGATCCGCAGATGATCGACCGGCTCAGGCTCGGACAAACCGCCAAGCTTCGCTTCAGCGCCTTCGACGCCGCGATCACGCCGGAGCTCGACGGAACGCTGACCCGGATTGCCGCCGACCTGACCAAGGATCCGCAATCGGGAGCCGCGTATTATGTGGCGCGTATCAGCCTGGCCGCCAGTGAACTCGCCAAGCTCGAAGGGAAAGCACTGGTGCCGGGCATGCCGGTCGAGGCTTTCATCCAGAACGGCGTGAGAACGGCCTTCGCCTATTTGCGCAAGCCGCTGGAAGACCAGCTCGCCCGCGCATTTCGGCAAAAATAG
- a CDS encoding ExeM/NucH family extracellular endonuclease: MSTTPHVLATGDFLQDWSNTGLITADDNWNGVASIVGYQGDINASTPTGVDPRTLTGAALGSVDVIANQTNTTITNGGVAEFALANPTVALNGSGTADAPSLVLYLDATGREDVRLSFNARDLDASSDNATQPIAVQYRLGSSGSWTNVPGGYAADVTTANSATQVTPFNLLLPTEVNGRADLQIRILTTNAAGNDEWVGIDDIKVTSAADTPAEGQIVGFAPGSTTVSHDEGNSGSTSYEFTVVRAGGSIGEVSFSGSVASAQTDASDFVGGNPGSFTGTIAAGQTSTTVTVTVAGDTVTEADESFTLTLENVTNSEPVTTTIGGASQATGVIVNDDVGITKISTIQGEGASSAMVGQTVTVEAIVIGDFQNGDADTGRNLNGFYLQEEITDSDGNVRTSEAIFVYGNATDVNVGDRVRVTGSVSEYFGLTQLSATNIAIVEAGAVSDISTMAVEIDLPSMGTTLSQDGDYQPDLEAYEGMLVTIPETLTITEQYNLDRFNEIKLVAGDRPAQFTQENAPDAAAYQAYLAELGARTITYDDGLNTQNQPITNLDGFGPVYNTDTAPRMGDTITGLTGVLDYQWAGNSASGATWRIRSVEDGTNSFEDGATPRTETPDDVGGRLKAASFNVLNYFTTLDVGSATTAIGADPRGADSSAELARQTAKLVDAIVAMDVDVLALTELENDFLPGSSGNAIEHLVEQLNAAAGEGTYAWVNPGQQFVGGDAIAVGFIYKTSAVKIADGTTVEILNDADLPGLGLSGLLSQSTVGHIFDGENTSRNALAVTFEELSTGETFTAVANHLKSKSGTGTGADADQGDGQGNWQNQRELASVALTAWAQSDPTGSGDNDVLLLGDFNGYAKEQSIGLIEGAGYENLQTREDGAYSYVFDGQTGTLDYAFANGSLGEQVTGVTTWHINADEADALDYNTDFGRDTSIFDDGSAIRVSDHDPVIVGLNLGEQAQAPAYTLQILHASDFEAGLNAVDRAGNFAAIVDYLEDTYENSITLSSGDNFIPSPFFSAGSDASMKEIYETALETYYGLTPGTLNISPGFGTADISMLNIIGVQASAIGNHEFDAGTNPFAAIIRQTASFPGAQFPYLSANLDFSGDSNLSGLYTSTIQDADNYTGFPPVAGIGKKIAPATIIEENGERIGVLGATTQIVQSISSTGGVEVIGDNVDDMAALAAILQPTIDELLSQGINKIILVSHLQQLAFEQALAPLLHGVDVIIAGGSHTLLADETDALRAGDTAAGTYPIVTANADGNTTLIVNTSGEYSYVGRLVVDFDAEGNVIYTANTAVNGAYATTEEVVQSLYDGNTTVDVDNDGDVDADDADPFADGSRGDLVNDIAQAVGGVIDAQDGNTFGKTDVYLEGRRGEVRTEETNLGNLTADANLWYAQKVDDTVLVSIKNGGGVRDSIGYVYAVGGDAVENPPLANAGVGKEAGEVSQLDIANSLRFNNSLSLVTVTATQLLEVLEHAVKATTATATPGQFAQIGGISFSFDKDLPAGNRVQSAALIDEDGNPVMTLVANGELAVDPNMAIRVVTLSFLLTGGDGYPFASFIAANPTFADVVNLAPDLVPDAGQVANFAAEGTEQDAFAEYMAANYSETAYGEADTDRAHDTRIQNLDYREDTVLAGMPVDIVGDDGDNELTGTDGDDRLAGLGGDDVLIGLGGNDRLDGGEGDDTLEGGAGDDTLDGGEGDDTLEGGAGNDHLTGGEGDDTLAGGDGDDILVGGEGYDTLEGGDGNDELVVGEGDSADGGDGDDLIIVSTEDGTPAWIDGGAGNDTVKLIGGGTSVLPSTIDVENLQVAGGTWSVEASESYANVTIGEDATLISSLVVDDDDHVVVQTGGQLVVSGNAIVWQGGGEAVVDNAGLIEGSSRVLTTTAGATGSLTFNNEAGGILRGAVTPQQAGHADATITINNAGVIEAGGRVLDFRSFDGNGASAVVNNLAGGIIRQYGTDSDVIRPGNDGTVNNWGTITTDASFVGGGDLIDFQSDTGGTVNNYAGGWMEASRHAVTGDNAVTVVNSGTMIGRNGSAVNLDTDGSVAQTAFITNYGVMEGRSAELSDSDGDAIDVDGLVKVLNHGRISGLGAEGYHNGEPNVSEAIAVGGGEIVNGADGEIYGYGRAIQVDNSSNSNALGVTTIVNDGLIQGDGHGPEGVSSEDAARFDLRGNEAINLVGSYADTLTNSATGRIVGGVAMGGGNDTLSNDGSITATGGSAVNMGEGDDLIVNRATITGDVLLGAGNDELINQSTGVITGDVTFGDGNDKLGNTGKIVGTVDLGAGDDFVNIWIGSDIQGQILLGDGNDLLISNDWISTNMEIDGGAGNDEIYTSFGNDTVRGGEGNDRIYANNGNDTVYGGAGDDEIYGQAGDDVIDGGDGADTINGGDGDDVLNGGAGDDMLRGGAGNDTIDGGAGFDTLDLSDATGAISLDVAGGRVSGAGIGTDSFTSIEAFILGSGDDVLTGGDGDEIFDGGAGNDTLKGGAGDDQLSGGDGNDKVDGGSGDDVVAGGAGDDVLKGGSGDDLIDGGDGDDTVDAGSGDDIVTGGAGNDTLKGGSGADIITGGVGDDILTGGSGSDVFVFAAGFGKDIVTDFTTTGSSADVLQFSSDVFADFADVMSHATQVGNDVVVTFDADATVTLANLQISALAADDFRFV; this comes from the coding sequence ATGTCGACGACCCCTCACGTCCTGGCGACCGGCGATTTCCTGCAGGATTGGTCCAACACCGGCCTGATCACGGCCGACGACAATTGGAACGGCGTCGCGTCGATCGTCGGCTATCAAGGCGACATCAATGCGAGCACGCCGACCGGTGTCGATCCGCGGACGCTGACGGGCGCCGCTCTCGGCTCGGTCGACGTCATCGCCAACCAGACCAACACCACCATCACCAATGGCGGCGTCGCCGAATTCGCGCTCGCCAATCCGACGGTCGCCCTGAACGGCTCGGGCACCGCGGATGCGCCCAGCCTGGTGCTCTATCTCGACGCCACCGGCCGCGAAGACGTCCGGCTGTCCTTCAACGCCCGCGATCTCGACGCCAGCTCGGACAACGCCACGCAGCCGATCGCGGTGCAGTACCGGCTCGGCTCGTCGGGCTCCTGGACCAACGTCCCCGGCGGCTACGCTGCCGACGTGACGACCGCGAATTCCGCGACCCAGGTGACGCCGTTCAACCTGCTGCTGCCCACCGAGGTCAACGGCCGCGCCGATCTGCAGATCCGCATCCTGACCACCAATGCCGCCGGCAATGACGAGTGGGTCGGCATCGACGACATCAAGGTGACCAGTGCGGCAGATACGCCGGCCGAGGGCCAGATCGTCGGCTTTGCGCCGGGCTCGACCACGGTTTCGCACGACGAAGGCAATTCCGGCAGCACCAGCTACGAGTTCACCGTCGTGCGCGCCGGCGGCTCCATCGGCGAGGTGTCGTTCTCCGGCTCGGTCGCCTCGGCGCAGACCGACGCGTCCGACTTCGTCGGCGGCAATCCGGGCAGCTTCACCGGCACGATCGCGGCCGGGCAGACCTCGACGACGGTCACCGTCACCGTGGCCGGCGACACCGTCACCGAGGCCGACGAGAGCTTCACGCTGACCCTCGAGAACGTCACCAATTCCGAACCCGTCACCACGACCATCGGCGGCGCTTCGCAGGCCACCGGCGTGATCGTCAATGACGACGTCGGCATCACCAAGATCAGCACCATTCAGGGCGAAGGCGCCAGCAGCGCGATGGTCGGCCAGACGGTCACCGTCGAGGCCATCGTGATCGGCGACTTCCAGAACGGCGATGCCGACACCGGCCGCAATCTCAACGGCTTCTATCTGCAGGAAGAGATCACCGATTCGGACGGCAACGTGCGGACCTCGGAAGCGATCTTCGTCTACGGCAACGCCACCGACGTCAATGTCGGCGATCGGGTCCGCGTCACCGGCTCGGTCAGCGAGTATTTCGGGCTCACCCAGCTCAGCGCGACGAACATCGCGATCGTCGAGGCCGGCGCGGTGTCGGACATCAGCACCATGGCGGTCGAGATCGACCTGCCGTCGATGGGAACGACGCTGAGCCAGGACGGCGATTACCAGCCCGACCTCGAAGCCTATGAAGGCATGCTGGTCACCATTCCCGAGACCCTGACCATCACCGAGCAGTACAATCTCGACCGCTTCAACGAGATCAAGCTGGTGGCCGGCGATCGTCCCGCGCAGTTCACCCAGGAGAACGCGCCCGACGCCGCCGCCTATCAGGCCTATCTGGCCGAACTGGGCGCCCGCACCATCACCTATGACGACGGCCTCAACACCCAGAACCAGCCCATCACCAATCTCGATGGCTTCGGCCCGGTCTACAACACCGACACCGCGCCGCGGATGGGCGACACCATCACCGGCCTGACCGGCGTGCTCGACTATCAGTGGGCCGGCAATTCGGCCTCGGGCGCGACCTGGCGGATCCGCTCGGTCGAAGACGGCACCAACAGCTTCGAGGACGGCGCGACGCCCCGCACCGAAACGCCGGACGACGTCGGCGGCCGGCTGAAGGCGGCGAGCTTCAACGTGCTCAACTACTTCACGACGCTCGACGTCGGCTCCGCCACCACCGCGATCGGCGCGGATCCGCGCGGCGCCGACAGCTCGGCCGAACTGGCGCGTCAGACCGCCAAGCTGGTCGATGCGATCGTCGCCATGGACGTCGACGTGCTGGCGCTGACCGAACTGGAGAACGACTTCCTGCCGGGCTCGTCCGGCAACGCCATCGAGCATCTGGTCGAGCAGCTCAACGCCGCGGCCGGCGAGGGCACCTACGCCTGGGTCAATCCCGGCCAGCAGTTCGTCGGCGGCGACGCCATCGCGGTCGGCTTCATCTACAAGACCTCCGCGGTCAAGATCGCCGACGGCACCACCGTCGAGATCCTCAACGACGCCGATCTCCCCGGGCTCGGCCTGTCCGGCCTGCTCAGCCAGAGCACCGTCGGGCACATCTTCGACGGCGAGAACACCAGCCGTAACGCGCTGGCGGTGACCTTCGAGGAACTGTCGACCGGCGAGACCTTCACCGCGGTCGCCAATCATCTCAAGTCCAAGAGCGGCACCGGCACCGGCGCCGACGCCGATCAGGGCGACGGCCAGGGCAATTGGCAGAACCAGCGCGAGCTGGCCTCGGTGGCCCTGACCGCCTGGGCGCAGAGCGATCCCACCGGATCGGGCGACAACGACGTGCTGCTGCTCGGCGACTTCAACGGCTACGCCAAGGAGCAGTCGATCGGCCTCATCGAGGGCGCGGGCTACGAGAATTTGCAGACTCGCGAGGACGGCGCCTATTCCTACGTGTTCGACGGCCAGACCGGCACGCTCGACTACGCCTTCGCCAATGGCAGCCTCGGCGAGCAGGTGACCGGCGTCACCACCTGGCACATCAACGCCGACGAAGCCGACGCGCTCGACTACAACACCGATTTCGGCCGCGACACGTCGATCTTCGATGACGGCTCCGCGATCCGCGTGTCGGACCACGACCCGGTGATCGTCGGCCTCAACCTCGGCGAGCAGGCGCAGGCCCCGGCCTACACGCTGCAGATCCTGCACGCCTCGGACTTCGAGGCGGGTCTGAATGCGGTGGATCGCGCCGGCAATTTCGCCGCGATCGTCGACTATCTGGAAGACACTTACGAGAACTCGATCACGCTGTCGTCGGGCGACAATTTCATTCCCAGCCCGTTCTTCAGCGCCGGCAGCGACGCCTCGATGAAGGAGATCTACGAGACCGCGCTCGAGACCTATTACGGCCTGACCCCGGGGACGCTGAACATCTCGCCCGGCTTCGGCACCGCCGACATCTCGATGCTCAACATCATCGGCGTGCAGGCGTCGGCGATCGGCAATCACGAATTCGACGCCGGCACCAACCCGTTCGCCGCGATCATCCGGCAAACCGCCAGCTTCCCGGGCGCGCAGTTCCCCTATCTCTCGGCGAACCTGGATTTCTCGGGAGACTCCAACCTCTCCGGGCTCTACACCAGCACCATCCAGGACGCCGACAACTACACCGGCTTCCCGCCGGTCGCGGGCATCGGCAAGAAGATCGCGCCGGCGACCATCATCGAGGAGAACGGCGAGCGGATCGGTGTGCTCGGCGCGACCACCCAGATCGTCCAGAGCATCTCGTCGACCGGCGGCGTCGAAGTGATCGGCGACAATGTCGACGACATGGCGGCGCTGGCGGCGATCCTGCAGCCGACCATCGATGAACTGCTGTCCCAGGGCATCAACAAGATCATCCTGGTCAGCCATCTGCAGCAGCTCGCCTTCGAGCAGGCGCTGGCGCCGCTGCTGCACGGCGTCGACGTCATCATCGCCGGCGGCTCGCACACGCTGCTGGCCGACGAGACCGACGCGCTCCGCGCCGGCGACACCGCGGCCGGCACCTATCCGATCGTCACCGCGAACGCCGACGGCAACACCACGCTGATCGTCAACACCTCCGGCGAGTACTCCTATGTGGGCCGGCTGGTGGTCGATTTCGACGCCGAAGGCAACGTGATCTACACCGCGAACACCGCCGTCAACGGCGCCTACGCCACCACCGAGGAGGTGGTCCAGTCGCTGTACGACGGCAACACCACCGTCGACGTCGACAATGACGGCGACGTCGATGCCGACGACGCCGATCCGTTCGCCGACGGCAGCCGCGGCGATCTGGTCAACGACATTGCCCAGGCCGTGGGCGGAGTCATCGACGCGCAGGACGGCAACACCTTTGGCAAGACCGACGTCTATCTCGAAGGTCGCCGCGGCGAGGTTCGCACCGAGGAGACCAATCTCGGCAACCTCACCGCCGACGCCAACCTCTGGTACGCCCAGAAGGTCGACGACACGGTGCTGGTCTCGATCAAGAACGGCGGCGGTGTCCGCGACTCGATCGGCTACGTCTACGCGGTCGGCGGCGACGCGGTGGAGAATCCGCCGCTGGCCAACGCCGGCGTCGGCAAGGAGGCCGGCGAGGTGTCGCAGCTCGACATCGCCAACTCGCTGCGCTTCAACAACTCGCTGTCGCTGGTCACCGTCACGGCGACCCAGTTGCTCGAAGTGCTGGAGCATGCCGTCAAGGCGACCACCGCGACCGCCACCCCGGGCCAGTTCGCCCAGATCGGCGGCATCTCCTTCTCGTTCGACAAGGATCTGCCGGCCGGCAATCGCGTGCAGTCGGCGGCCCTGATCGACGAGGACGGCAACCCGGTGATGACGCTGGTCGCCAATGGCGAACTGGCGGTCGATCCGAACATGGCGATCCGCGTCGTGACCCTGAGCTTCCTGCTCACCGGCGGCGACGGATATCCGTTCGCGAGCTTCATCGCGGCCAATCCGACCTTCGCCGACGTCGTCAATCTGGCGCCGGATCTGGTCCCGGATGCCGGGCAGGTGGCGAACTTCGCGGCCGAAGGCACCGAACAGGATGCGTTCGCCGAATACATGGCGGCGAACTACTCGGAGACGGCCTATGGCGAGGCCGACACCGACCGCGCCCACGACACCCGCATCCAGAACCTCGACTACCGGGAAGACACCGTGTTGGCCGGCATGCCGGTCGATATCGTCGGTGACGACGGCGACAACGAGCTGACCGGAACGGACGGCGACGACAGGCTGGCCGGTCTCGGCGGCGACGACGTCCTGATCGGCCTCGGCGGCAACGATCGGCTCGACGGCGGCGAGGGTGACGATACGCTCGAAGGCGGTGCCGGCGACGACACGCTCGACGGCGGCGAGGGCGACGACACGCTGGAAGGCGGTGCCGGCAACGACCATCTGACGGGCGGCGAGGGCGACGACACCCTGGCCGGTGGCGACGGCGACGACATTCTGGTCGGCGGCGAAGGCTACGACACGCTGGAAGGCGGCGACGGCAACGATGAACTCGTTGTCGGCGAGGGCGACAGCGCCGATGGCGGTGACGGCGACGACCTGATCATCGTCTCGACCGAAGACGGTACGCCCGCGTGGATCGACGGCGGGGCCGGCAACGACACCGTGAAGCTGATCGGCGGCGGCACCAGCGTGCTGCCCTCGACCATCGACGTCGAGAACCTGCAGGTGGCCGGAGGCACCTGGTCGGTCGAAGCGTCGGAATCCTACGCCAACGTCACCATCGGAGAAGACGCGACGCTGATCTCCAGCCTCGTCGTCGACGACGATGATCACGTCGTCGTCCAAACCGGCGGCCAACTCGTCGTGTCCGGAAATGCCATCGTTTGGCAGGGCGGCGGCGAGGCGGTCGTCGACAATGCGGGCCTGATCGAAGGCTCGAGCCGGGTGCTCACCACCACGGCTGGCGCGACCGGTTCGTTGACGTTCAACAACGAGGCCGGCGGCATCCTCCGCGGCGCCGTGACCCCGCAACAGGCGGGCCACGCCGATGCGACCATCACCATCAACAATGCCGGCGTGATCGAAGCCGGCGGTCGCGTCCTCGACTTCCGCAGCTTCGACGGCAACGGCGCTTCGGCGGTGGTCAACAACCTGGCCGGCGGCATCATCCGCCAGTACGGCACCGACTCCGACGTGATCCGCCCCGGCAATGACGGCACCGTCAACAACTGGGGGACGATCACCACCGACGCGAGCTTCGTCGGCGGAGGCGACCTGATCGACTTCCAGAGCGATACCGGCGGCACGGTCAACAACTATGCCGGCGGTTGGATGGAAGCCTCGCGCCATGCCGTGACCGGCGACAATGCCGTCACCGTGGTCAACTCGGGCACGATGATCGGCCGCAACGGCTCTGCGGTGAATCTCGACACCGACGGGTCGGTCGCGCAGACGGCCTTCATCACCAACTACGGGGTGATGGAAGGCCGCTCGGCAGAACTGTCCGACAGCGATGGCGACGCCATCGACGTCGACGGTCTGGTGAAGGTGCTGAACCACGGCCGGATCTCCGGCCTCGGCGCCGAGGGCTACCACAATGGCGAACCGAACGTGTCGGAAGCGATCGCGGTCGGCGGCGGCGAGATCGTCAACGGCGCCGACGGCGAGATCTACGGCTACGGCCGTGCGATCCAGGTCGACAATTCCAGCAACAGCAATGCGCTGGGCGTCACCACCATCGTCAACGACGGCCTGATCCAGGGCGACGGCCACGGTCCGGAGGGGGTCTCCTCCGAGGACGCGGCGCGGTTCGACCTGCGCGGCAACGAGGCGATCAACCTGGTCGGCAGCTATGCCGACACGCTGACCAACAGCGCCACCGGCCGGATCGTCGGCGGCGTCGCGATGGGCGGCGGCAACGACACGCTGAGCAATGACGGCTCGATCACCGCCACCGGCGGTTCGGCGGTGAACATGGGCGAGGGCGACGATCTGATCGTCAACCGCGCCACCATCACCGGCGACGTCCTGCTCGGCGCCGGCAATGACGAACTGATCAACCAGAGCACGGGCGTCATCACCGGCGATGTGACCTTCGGCGACGGCAACGACAAGCTCGGCAACACCGGCAAGATCGTCGGCACGGTCGATCTCGGCGCCGGCGACGACTTCGTGAACATCTGGATCGGCTCCGACATCCAGGGCCAGATCCTGCTCGGCGACGGCAACGACCTCCTGATCTCCAACGACTGGATCTCCACCAACATGGAGATCGACGGCGGCGCCGGGAACGACGAGATCTACACCTCGTTCGGCAACGACACCGTCCGCGGCGGCGAGGGCAACGACCGGATCTATGCCAATAACGGCAACGACACGGTCTATGGCGGCGCCGGCGATGACGAGATCTACGGCCAGGCCGGCGACGACGTCATCGACGGTGGCGACGGTGCCGACACGATCAATGGCGGCGACGGCGACGACGTCCTCAACGGCGGCGCCGGCGACGACATGCTGCGCGGTGGTGCCGGCAACGACACCATCGACGGCGGCGCGGGCTTCGATACGCTCGATCTGTCCGACGCCACCGGCGCGATCAGTCTCGACGTCGCCGGCGGCAGGGTCTCGGGCGCCGGCATCGGCACCGACAGCTTCACCTCGATCGAAGCCTTCATCCTCGGCTCCGGCGACGACGTGCTGACCGGCGGCGACGGCGACGAAATCTTCGACGGCGGCGCCGGCAACGACACGCTGAAGGGCGGCGCCGGCGACGACCAGCTCTCCGGCGGCGACGGCAACGACAAGGTCGACGGCGGCTCGGGTGACGACGTGGTCGCCGGCGGCGCCGGTGACGACGTGCTGAAGGGCGGCTCGGGCGACGATCTGATCGACGGCGGCGACGGCGACGACACTGTCGACGCCGGCTCCGGCGACGACATCGTGACCGGCGGCGCCGGCAACGACACGCTGAAGGGCGGCTCGGGCGCCGACATCATCACCGGCGGTGTCGGCGACGATATCCTGACCGGCGGCTCCGGCTCGGACGTGTTCGTGTTCGCCGCCGGGTTCGGCAAGGACATCGTCACCGACTTCACCACGACGGGGTCGTCGGCCGACGTGCTGCAGTTCTCCAGCGACGTCTTCGCCGACTTTGCCGACGTGATGTCGCACGCCACCCAGGTCGGCAACGACGTGGTCGTGACGTTCGATGCCGACGCCACCGTGACGCTCGCCAATCTGCAGATCAGCGCGCTCGCGGCAGACGACTTCCGCTTCGTCTGA
- a CDS encoding type I secretion system permease/ATPase, producing the protein MTASTPSGPTTASRDLPSAAIASCRTAFLTVGLFSAVLNVLMLTGSIYMLQVYDRVIPSHSIPTLVALSIAVAAAYALQGLFDLLRQRILTRIGSALHAALWRPVVCHILRAPLRGGAANRGLQLSHDLDSVRSFLSGLGPTTLFDLPWMPLYVAGCFLLHPYLGWTLVAGAILLFGIALLAEVLTRAPTQEASRSGAVRGVQLEAGRRNAEIVAALGMEQRMIGRIGAANDELVAAQQRNADIAGSLGALSKTLRFMLQSALLGLGAYLVIEGLASGGVMIAASIMGSRALAPVELAISIWRPFLGARQAWQRLRVALRDGGAPTAEVAPERAIHRLTVEQVVIPAPGGTSAIVQNASFALEAGQAVGIIGPSAAGKSTLARALVGIWPIARGEIRLDGATLDQWPADIRGSMIGYLPQDVELFDGTVAENIARFDPQIEEAAVIAAAKAAGAYEMILKLPKGFEMRIGEAGATLSGGQRQRIALARALYQDPFMVVLDEPNASLDAEGDAALTDAIRRVRARGGIAIVIAHRPAALAAVDLVLTLAGGQVQAFGPKDEVLRKSLAAHPAPGGAALQAVPDTRPPPAAAVS; encoded by the coding sequence ATGACCGCATCAACGCCATCCGGGCCAACGACCGCGTCCCGCGACCTCCCGTCCGCCGCGATCGCGTCCTGCCGAACTGCATTCCTGACGGTCGGATTGTTTTCGGCCGTGCTCAACGTGCTGATGCTCACCGGCTCCATCTATATGCTGCAGGTGTACGATCGGGTCATTCCATCGCACAGCATTCCGACCCTGGTGGCGCTGTCGATCGCGGTGGCGGCGGCGTATGCGCTGCAGGGTCTGTTCGATCTTCTGCGCCAGCGCATTCTGACCCGGATCGGATCGGCCCTGCACGCCGCGTTGTGGCGGCCCGTGGTCTGCCACATCCTGCGCGCGCCGCTGCGCGGCGGCGCCGCCAATCGCGGACTTCAACTGTCGCACGATCTGGATTCGGTGCGCTCGTTTCTGTCCGGGCTCGGCCCGACGACGCTGTTCGACCTGCCGTGGATGCCGCTGTATGTCGCCGGCTGCTTCCTGCTGCATCCTTATCTGGGCTGGACGCTGGTCGCGGGCGCGATCCTGCTGTTCGGAATCGCGCTGCTCGCCGAAGTGCTGACGCGGGCGCCGACCCAGGAGGCCTCGCGCAGCGGCGCGGTCCGCGGCGTCCAGCTCGAAGCCGGCCGCCGCAACGCCGAGATCGTCGCGGCGCTCGGCATGGAGCAGCGCATGATCGGGCGGATCGGCGCGGCGAACGACGAACTCGTCGCTGCTCAGCAGCGCAACGCAGATATCGCCGGTTCGCTCGGCGCCTTGTCGAAGACGCTGCGCTTCATGCTGCAGTCGGCGCTGCTCGGCCTCGGCGCCTATCTGGTGATCGAAGGGCTCGCCAGCGGCGGCGTGATGATCGCCGCGTCGATCATGGGCAGCCGCGCGCTGGCGCCGGTGGAATTGGCGATCTCGATCTGGCGTCCGTTTCTCGGCGCCCGGCAGGCCTGGCAGCGCCTGCGTGTCGCTCTTCGGGACGGCGGCGCGCCGACCGCGGAGGTCGCGCCCGAGCGCGCGATCCATCGCCTGACGGTGGAGCAGGTGGTGATCCCCGCACCCGGCGGCACCTCCGCCATCGTGCAGAACGCGTCGTTCGCGCTCGAAGCCGGACAGGCCGTCGGCATCATCGGCCCCTCCGCCGCCGGCAAGTCGACGCTGGCGCGGGCGCTGGTCGGCATCTGGCCGATCGCACGCGGCGAAATTCGCCTCGATGGCGCCACGCTCGATCAATGGCCGGCGGACATTCGCGGCAGCATGATCGGCTATCTGCCGCAGGACGTCGAATTGTTCGACGGCACGGTGGCGGAGAACATCGCGCGGTTCGATCCGCAGATCGAGGAGGCCGCGGTGATCGCTGCGGCGAAGGCCGCCGGCGCCTACGAGATGATCCTGAAGCTGCCGAAGGGCTTCGAGATGCGGATCGGCGAAGCCGGTGCGACCCTGTCGGGCGGCCAGCGGCAGCGGATCGCGCTGGCGCGCGCGTTGTACCAGGACCCGTTCATGGTGGTGCTCGACGAGCCCAACGCCAGTCTCGACGCCGAGGGCGACGCCGCGCTTACCGATGCCATCCGGCGTGTCCGCGCCCGGGGCGGCATCGCCATCGTCATTGCGCATCGGCCGGCGGCGCTCGCCGCGGTCGATCTGGTGCTGACGCTGGCCGGCGGCCAGGTCCAGGCGTTCGGGCCGAAGGACGAAGTGCTGCGCAAGTCGCTGGCCGCTCATCCGGCGCCGGGCGGAGCGGCGTTGCAGGCGGTGCCCGATACGCGCCCGCCGCCGGCCGCCGCCGTCAGTTGA